From Proteiniborus sp. MB09-C3, the proteins below share one genomic window:
- the arsA gene encoding arsenical pump-driving ATPase yields MFKDFNLKDINLTKYLFFTGKGGVGKTSTACSIAVALADEGKNIMLVSTDPASNLQDVFNTELDNKGVQIKEVPNLVIANFEPEAAAAEYKESVVAPYRGKLPEVVIQNMEEQLSGSCTVEIAAFNEFTGFLTDKEVSEQYDHIIFDTAPTGHTLRMLQLPSAWTSFISESTHGASCLGQLAGLEDKKEIYKNAVDTLANKEKTTLILVSRPETSALKEAERASNELQELDVSNQLLIINGVLKEHDDELSNEIYKKQQKVLKDIPEGLRTLETFEIPLRPYNITGIENIRAFLKDGDVKLKDEKLEIDNIPTLNMVIDDLYESNKKVIFTMGKGGVGKTTIAATIAMELAEKGKKVHLTTTDPADHLKFVIDESYGVTISHIDEKKELEKYREEVLSKAGKENMSEDDIAYIEEDLRSPCTQEIAVFRAFAEIVERSKNEVVVIDTAPTGHTLLLLESTQSYNKEIERTRGDIPESVKELLPKLKDDKLTEVLIVTLAEATPFFEAKRLQEDLNRASIFSKWWIINSSFYATNTTNEVLRAKASNEVQWINAINEISKGNLALVKWTPMDLEGENLSKLLK; encoded by the coding sequence ATGTTTAAAGACTTTAACTTGAAAGATATAAACTTAACCAAATATTTATTCTTTACAGGAAAAGGCGGAGTAGGTAAGACTTCTACAGCTTGCTCTATAGCAGTCGCATTGGCAGATGAAGGTAAGAATATTATGCTAGTAAGTACAGATCCTGCTTCAAATCTACAAGATGTATTTAATACAGAATTGGATAATAAAGGTGTTCAAATTAAAGAGGTTCCTAACTTGGTTATAGCTAATTTCGAGCCAGAAGCTGCAGCTGCTGAATATAAGGAAAGTGTAGTAGCACCCTATAGAGGTAAGCTTCCTGAAGTTGTTATTCAAAATATGGAGGAACAATTATCAGGCTCATGTACTGTTGAAATAGCTGCTTTTAATGAATTTACAGGGTTTCTTACTGATAAAGAGGTTTCCGAACAGTATGACCATATAATATTCGATACTGCACCTACAGGTCATACATTAAGAATGCTTCAGTTACCTTCAGCTTGGACAAGTTTTATCAGCGAAAGTACTCATGGTGCATCATGCTTAGGACAGCTTGCAGGTCTAGAGGATAAAAAGGAAATATATAAAAATGCGGTAGATACTCTTGCCAATAAAGAAAAGACTACGCTTATACTTGTGTCTCGTCCTGAAACATCAGCTTTAAAGGAAGCTGAAAGAGCTTCTAATGAGCTGCAGGAATTAGATGTGAGTAATCAGCTTCTAATTATTAATGGGGTACTAAAGGAGCATGATGATGAATTATCTAATGAAATATATAAAAAACAACAGAAAGTACTAAAAGATATACCTGAAGGACTTAGAACACTAGAAACGTTTGAAATTCCACTTCGACCATATAACATAACTGGAATTGAAAATATTAGGGCCTTTCTAAAAGATGGAGATGTAAAACTCAAAGATGAAAAATTAGAAATAGACAATATACCTACTTTAAATATGGTAATAGATGATTTATATGAATCTAATAAAAAGGTAATATTTACAATGGGTAAAGGTGGAGTCGGTAAAACTACAATAGCTGCTACTATTGCAATGGAGCTAGCTGAAAAAGGAAAGAAAGTACATTTAACTACTACTGACCCAGCAGATCATTTAAAGTTTGTAATAGATGAAAGCTATGGCGTAACTATAAGTCACATCGATGAAAAAAAGGAGCTAGAGAAATATAGAGAAGAAGTTTTAAGTAAAGCTGGAAAAGAAAATATGAGCGAGGATGACATTGCATATATTGAGGAAGATTTAAGATCACCTTGTACTCAGGAAATAGCAGTATTTAGAGCTTTTGCTGAAATAGTAGAACGTTCAAAAAATGAAGTTGTAGTTATTGATACTGCACCTACAGGACACACCCTATTATTACTAGAATCTACACAAAGCTATAACAAGGAAATTGAACGTACCCGTGGTGATATACCTGAATCAGTAAAAGAGTTATTACCAAAGCTAAAGGATGATAAATTAACAGAAGTATTAATTGTTACATTAGCTGAAGCTACTCCATTTTTTGAAGCTAAAAGATTACAAGAGGACTTAAATAGGGCAAGTATATTTAGCAAGTGGTGGATAATTAATTCTAGCTTTTATGCAA
- the arsD gene encoding arsenite efflux transporter metallochaperone ArsD — protein MRKMTIFDPAMCCPTGICGPSIDPELLRVSRVINRLKRSDVIVERHNLTNNPMIFVNNKVINEILTEEGVEVLPITMVDGEIVKTKSYPTDEEFVKFLDIPEDYLKLTIKQSPKID, from the coding sequence ATGAGAAAAATGACAATCTTTGATCCTGCAATGTGTTGCCCTACTGGAATTTGTGGACCATCCATAGACCCAGAATTGTTGAGAGTATCTAGGGTAATAAATAGATTAAAGAGAAGCGATGTAATAGTTGAAAGGCATAATCTAACTAATAACCCAATGATATTTGTTAATAACAAAGTTATAAATGAAATTTTAACCGAAGAAGGAGTAGAAGTATTACCAATTACAATGGTAGATGGCGAAATAGTAAAGACTAAGTCTTACCCAACAGATGAAGAATTTGTTAAATTTCTAGATATACCAGAGGATTATCTGAAATTGACAATTAAACAAAGTCCTAAAATAGATTGA
- a CDS encoding metalloregulator ArsR/SmtB family transcription factor, producing the protein MKLKYEENSKIIKALSDPKRLQIIDILSCGERCACDILEHFDFSQPTLSHHMKVLMDCEIVSVRKDGLWSYYSLNISKCNNIILFLMNLITDTDDCICKDKSKCECK; encoded by the coding sequence ATGAAACTAAAATATGAAGAAAATTCAAAGATAATTAAAGCATTATCAGATCCAAAAAGGCTACAGATAATTGATATTTTATCATGTGGAGAAAGATGTGCATGTGATATATTAGAGCATTTTGATTTCTCACAGCCTACATTGTCGCATCATATGAAGGTTTTAATGGATTGCGAAATAGTAAGTGTAAGAAAAGATGGATTATGGAGTTATTATTCACTAAACATTAGTAAATGTAATAACATTATTCTATTTTTAATGAATCTTATAACAGATACTGATGATTGTATATGCAAAGACAAATCTAAATGTGAATGCAAATAA
- a CDS encoding replication initiator protein A, whose product MNNRVRYTVENIINNRFYQMPKFLLEGEFKGLSNDARVLYSLLRDRHELSLSNNWINENDEVYLIFTREDMAKLLGCSQPTLRKAIKQLIEIGLMEEERQGLNKPNIIFLTAVSIENTGVKNSFSPECKDFSVQNEKNFQSRVKESFSQECKNLSSNDTNINNTDISDTESVSLSKNNGVDDKNRIEKTDIHTDKIHEINKNRDIEKEKRERFNSFINHNAEDNSFIEQEISQFNYILQKAELDYIDPRYRDAVERALRELFFNNSMKIGGRHIPKWIVIKDLEKITYLIIDHALSKFKEASKVKQIKNTVEYLKTCIYNSIHEINLDIDSELTYQGMI is encoded by the coding sequence ATGAACAATAGAGTTAGATATACCGTTGAAAATATAATAAACAATAGATTTTATCAAATGCCAAAATTTTTACTTGAGGGAGAATTTAAGGGACTTTCTAATGATGCCAGAGTACTATATTCATTATTAAGAGATAGACATGAACTAAGTTTATCTAACAACTGGATTAATGAAAATGATGAAGTATATTTAATTTTTACAAGAGAAGATATGGCAAAGTTATTAGGATGCAGCCAACCTACTTTAAGAAAAGCAATAAAACAGTTAATTGAAATTGGTTTAATGGAGGAAGAAAGACAAGGACTAAATAAACCTAATATCATATTTTTAACTGCTGTAAGTATTGAAAATACAGGAGTGAAAAATTCTTTCAGTCCAGAGTGTAAAGATTTTTCAGTCCAGAATGAAAAAAACTTTCAGTCAAGAGTGAAAGAGTCTTTCAGTCAAGAGTGTAAAAATCTTTCATCTAATGATACTAATATTAATAATACTGATATTAGTGATACTGAGTCTGTCAGTCTGTCTAAAAATAATGGTGTTGATGATAAAAATAGAATTGAAAAGACGGACATACATACAGATAAAATACATGAAATAAATAAAAATAGGGATATTGAAAAAGAAAAAAGAGAAAGATTTAACAGCTTTATTAACCATAATGCTGAAGATAATAGCTTCATAGAACAAGAAATAAGTCAATTTAATTACATACTTCAAAAAGCAGAATTAGATTATATAGACCCTAGGTATAGAGATGCTGTAGAAAGAGCTTTGAGGGAATTGTTTTTTAACAACAGTATGAAAATAGGGGGAAGACATATACCCAAATGGATTGTAATAAAAGATTTGGAAAAAATAACATATTTAATAATAGATCATGCCTTAAGCAAATTTAAAGAAGCTAGTAAAGTAAAGCAAATAAAAAATACAGTAGAATATCTAAAAACTTGTATCTATAATTCAATTCACGAAATAAATTTAGACATTGATAGTGAGTTGACATATCAGGGAATGATATGA
- a CDS encoding DEAD/DEAH box helicase family protein yields MATKNIEEYLSEEEQNVIDIEGLIDEERDGVYVNYKHDPADEIGVRGLKTKYKNNVEAIKTLKVIEKENRIATLAEQKILAKYVGWGGMPQAFDKNATGWLGEYEELKSLLSEDEYRSARASTPNAHYTSPVVIKGLYKALENFNFAQGNILEPSMGVGNFFSLIPDSMDNSRLYGVELDDISGRISKQLYQNADIKIQGFEETNYPSNFFDIAIGNVPFGDYKLHDPKYNKHNFLIHDYFFAKTLDLVRPGGIIAYITSKGTMDKENNSVRRYISERADLIGAIRLPNTAFKDANTDVTSDIIFLQKRERMSVNEANWIDIGYIEDDIPLNKYFIENPDMMLGKMVFDERRKGMFGENSTYTSLVIDDVDFDLEKELFQAINKLKANITQYEREDTKSESIIPAMPDVRNFTHTQIGEDIYYRENTIMRKMKFTGKPLERVKGLIAIREATRNLIYIQSRGCTEEELKYHQEILNERYDNFVKDNSYVSSRANSLVFSDDSDYPLLCSLEIEDNEKNIVKTDMFFKQTIRPKEVITEVNSAGEALILSMNERGKVDIPFMLELYNVDFETLITDLKGQIFLNPLKYDSENLKLGWETQDEYLSGNVREKLKIARIYAESNPKLFSENVLALEKVQPVDLEANEIDVRLGTPWIEHEDIEKFIYETLGTPFWLRNNRNSRMGGENGSVRVEYNRFTSSWSISNKTKDYSVSATETFGTKRMTAYHIIEDSLNLNSVTVRDRIEDGSSVRYIFNQKETMLAREKQHQLKEEFKNWIFKDPERRAKYVKYYNEKFNNIRLREYDGSNLTFPNMNPDIKLRPHQKNAIARILYSKDNTLLNHCVGAGKSFEMIAGCMELKRLGLAKKSIFVVPNHLTEQMGAEFLRLYPSANILVTTKKDFQKQNRKRFIGRIATGDYDAVIMGYTQFEKVPISKERLEKMINNQIDEITYSIDEAKASRGENWSIKQMEKFKKNLEAELKKLNDDTKKDDLINFEELGIDAMFVDEAHYYKNCAVFSKMRNVAGVSNTAAKKSSDMLMKCQYIQEINNGKGIVFATGTPISNSITEMYVMQRYLQPNILKERGINHFDEWAANFGEIASSLELSPEGTGYRMRNRFSKFTNLPELMSMFKNIADTQTADMLKLPVPKLKEEKYKLIATKSSGYVKEKMKEFAIRAEAIRNRAVTPNVDNMLKITNEARLIGTDPRLLEKNAINDPNSKVNICVDNIFYEYQNSCEIKGTQIVFCDVGTPNTNGRFSIYDYIKGELIKKGIPDDEICFIHDAKNEIQRENMFTDLRHGNKRVIIGSTPKMGTGTNIQDRLVALHHLDCPYRPSDIEQREGRILRQGNMNEEVNIYRYVTKDTFDSYLWQIVEQKQKFISQVMTSKSIARNCEDIDETVLSYAEVKALATGNPRIKEKMELDNDIARLRVLKSSYDNQKYALQDNFIFKYPKLITDCQQKLEHILKDIEKRNMNTKINTETNKEEFSIIINGEFFDDREKAGEFLKLQFSKAEIGKDLHIGTFKGFELLLRKSLLFESNHDIIINGNLKYKVNLGSNSGGNIIRIENGLKGLESRVKSVKEQVDEHKRNLEQSKLEYEKPFQYEEELKAKLARQFELNQELDLGKDRDEDIEIDESEVDLDVKANEVEEDYEMEEEFEL; encoded by the coding sequence ATGGCTACAAAAAATATAGAAGAATATTTAAGTGAAGAAGAGCAAAACGTAATTGACATTGAAGGGCTCATAGATGAAGAAAGAGATGGTGTATATGTAAACTATAAGCATGATCCTGCTGACGAAATAGGAGTTAGAGGACTAAAAACTAAATATAAAAACAATGTAGAGGCTATAAAAACTTTAAAGGTTATTGAAAAAGAAAATAGAATTGCTACATTAGCTGAACAGAAAATACTAGCTAAATATGTAGGCTGGGGAGGTATGCCACAAGCATTTGATAAAAATGCTACTGGTTGGCTAGGCGAGTATGAAGAACTGAAAAGTCTTCTATCTGAAGATGAATATAGAAGTGCTAGAGCTTCTACTCCTAATGCACACTACACATCACCAGTAGTCATAAAAGGATTATATAAGGCTCTGGAGAACTTTAATTTTGCTCAAGGAAATATTTTAGAGCCTTCTATGGGAGTTGGTAACTTTTTTTCTTTGATACCAGATAGTATGGATAATTCTAGACTTTATGGAGTAGAGCTTGATGATATATCGGGAAGAATTTCAAAACAGCTATATCAAAATGCAGATATTAAAATTCAAGGATTTGAGGAAACTAACTATCCTAGCAATTTTTTCGATATAGCTATAGGTAATGTACCTTTTGGAGATTATAAACTCCATGATCCTAAATATAATAAACATAACTTTCTGATACATGATTATTTCTTTGCCAAAACGTTAGATTTAGTTAGACCTGGAGGAATAATTGCGTATATAACTTCTAAGGGAACTATGGATAAGGAAAATAATAGTGTAAGAAGATATATATCTGAAAGAGCTGATTTAATAGGAGCAATAAGACTTCCTAATACAGCTTTTAAGGATGCAAATACTGATGTAACCTCAGATATTATATTCCTACAAAAGCGAGAGAGAATGTCTGTAAATGAAGCTAATTGGATAGACATTGGCTATATCGAGGATGATATACCTTTAAATAAATACTTTATAGAAAATCCAGATATGATGTTAGGAAAAATGGTCTTTGATGAAAGAAGAAAAGGAATGTTTGGAGAAAATAGTACCTATACATCTTTAGTTATTGATGATGTGGATTTTGATTTAGAAAAAGAACTATTTCAGGCTATAAATAAGTTAAAAGCAAATATAACTCAATATGAAAGGGAAGATACAAAATCTGAAAGTATAATTCCTGCAATGCCAGACGTTAGAAATTTTACCCATACACAAATAGGTGAAGATATTTATTATAGAGAAAATACTATAATGAGAAAGATGAAATTCACAGGTAAGCCACTAGAGAGAGTAAAAGGATTAATAGCTATCAGAGAAGCTACTAGGAACTTAATTTATATTCAATCTAGAGGTTGTACTGAAGAAGAATTAAAATATCATCAAGAAATTTTAAATGAAAGATATGATAATTTTGTAAAGGATAATAGCTATGTTTCATCAAGGGCTAACTCTCTAGTTTTTAGTGATGATAGTGATTATCCTTTATTATGTTCTTTAGAGATTGAAGATAATGAAAAGAATATTGTAAAAACAGATATGTTCTTTAAACAGACAATAAGGCCGAAAGAGGTAATTACTGAAGTTAATTCAGCAGGAGAGGCTTTAATTTTAAGTATGAATGAAAGAGGAAAAGTAGATATTCCTTTTATGCTAGAGCTATATAATGTTGATTTTGAGACTTTAATTACTGATCTTAAAGGACAAATATTTTTAAATCCTTTAAAATATGATAGTGAAAATTTAAAATTAGGATGGGAAACCCAAGATGAATATCTATCTGGAAATGTAAGAGAAAAGTTAAAAATAGCTAGAATATATGCAGAGAGTAACCCAAAGTTATTTTCTGAAAATGTCCTGGCTTTAGAAAAGGTCCAACCAGTAGACCTTGAGGCTAATGAAATAGATGTTAGATTAGGAACACCCTGGATAGAGCATGAAGATATTGAAAAATTCATATATGAAACGTTAGGAACTCCTTTTTGGTTGCGCAATAATCGTAATTCTAGAATGGGAGGAGAAAATGGATCAGTAAGAGTAGAATATAATAGATTTACTTCTTCTTGGTCAATATCAAATAAGACAAAAGATTATTCTGTTTCAGCTACTGAGACATTTGGAACTAAGAGAATGACAGCTTATCATATAATAGAAGATTCTTTAAACCTTAATTCTGTTACAGTAAGAGACAGAATTGAAGATGGTAGTAGTGTTAGATATATTTTCAATCAAAAAGAAACTATGTTAGCAAGAGAAAAACAACATCAATTGAAAGAAGAATTTAAAAATTGGATATTTAAAGATCCTGAAAGAAGAGCAAAATATGTAAAGTACTATAATGAAAAATTCAATAATATTAGGCTAAGAGAGTATGATGGTAGCAATCTAACATTTCCAAATATGAATCCTGATATAAAATTAAGGCCACATCAAAAAAATGCTATAGCAAGAATTTTATATAGTAAAGATAATACATTATTAAATCATTGTGTAGGAGCTGGTAAGTCTTTTGAAATGATAGCAGGATGTATGGAATTAAAAAGATTAGGACTTGCAAAGAAAAGCATATTTGTAGTACCTAATCATTTAACAGAGCAGATGGGAGCAGAATTTTTAAGGCTTTATCCATCTGCTAATATTTTAGTTACAACTAAAAAAGATTTTCAAAAACAGAATAGAAAAAGATTTATTGGTAGAATAGCAACAGGAGATTATGATGCTGTAATCATGGGATATACCCAATTTGAAAAAGTTCCTATTTCAAAAGAAAGACTAGAAAAAATGATAAATAACCAAATAGATGAGATAACATACTCTATAGATGAAGCAAAGGCTTCTAGGGGAGAAAATTGGAGTATAAAGCAGATGGAAAAGTTCAAGAAGAACCTAGAGGCTGAATTAAAAAAATTAAATGATGATACTAAAAAAGATGATTTAATAAACTTTGAAGAACTAGGTATTGATGCAATGTTTGTGGATGAAGCTCATTATTATAAAAACTGTGCTGTATTTTCTAAAATGAGAAATGTTGCAGGAGTATCTAATACTGCTGCTAAAAAGTCTAGCGACATGTTGATGAAATGCCAATATATTCAAGAGATAAACAATGGTAAAGGAATAGTTTTTGCAACAGGAACTCCTATATCAAATAGTATAACTGAAATGTATGTAATGCAAAGATATTTACAACCCAATATTTTAAAAGAAAGGGGTATAAATCATTTTGATGAATGGGCTGCTAACTTTGGTGAGATTGCATCTAGTTTAGAATTATCACCCGAAGGGACTGGATATAGAATGAGAAATAGGTTTTCTAAGTTTACAAATCTTCCAGAGTTGATGTCAATGTTTAAGAATATTGCCGACACGCAAACAGCTGATATGTTAAAATTACCTGTTCCTAAGCTTAAAGAGGAAAAATATAAGCTTATTGCTACCAAATCTAGTGGGTATGTAAAAGAAAAGATGAAGGAGTTTGCTATAAGAGCTGAAGCTATAAGAAATAGAGCAGTTACTCCTAATGTAGACAATATGTTAAAGATTACGAATGAAGCTAGATTAATAGGAACAGACCCTAGACTATTAGAGAAGAATGCAATAAATGATCCCAATTCAAAAGTAAATATTTGTGTAGATAATATCTTTTATGAATATCAAAACTCATGTGAGATTAAAGGCACTCAAATAGTATTTTGTGATGTGGGTACTCCAAATACTAATGGTAGGTTTTCAATATATGACTATATAAAAGGAGAATTAATTAAGAAAGGAATACCAGACGATGAAATATGTTTTATTCATGATGCAAAAAATGAAATTCAAAGAGAAAATATGTTCACAGATTTAAGACATGGAAATAAAAGAGTAATCATAGGGAGTACACCTAAAATGGGTACTGGTACAAATATTCAGGATAGATTAGTAGCTCTTCATCATTTAGATTGTCCCTATAGGCCTTCAGATATAGAGCAGAGAGAGGGTAGAATATTGAGACAAGGTAATATGAATGAGGAAGTAAATATCTATAGATATGTCACTAAAGACACTTTTGACAGTTATTTATGGCAAATAGTGGAGCAAAAACAGAAGTTTATATCTCAGGTAATGACTTCTAAATCTATTGCAAGAAATTGCGAAGATATTGATGAAACTGTACTTTCTTATGCAGAGGTAAAAGCGTTAGCAACAGGCAATCCAAGAATTAAGGAAAAAATGGAGTTAGATAATGATATAGCAAGGCTTAGAGTTTTAAAATCTTCTTATGATAATCAAAAATATGCACTTCAAGACAATTTTATTTTTAAATATCCTAAGTTAATAACAGATTGCCAGCAAAAATTAGAACATATTCTTAAGGATATTGAAAAAAGAAATATGAATACAAAAATAAATACTGAGACAAATAAAGAAGAATTCTCCATAATAATCAATGGAGAATTCTTTGATGATAGGGAAAAAGCAGGAGAGTTTCTTAAACTACAGTTCTCAAAGGCTGAAATAGGTAAAGATTTGCATATAGGTACATTTAAAGGATTTGAATTGTTGTTAAGAAAATCATTATTGTTTGAATCAAATCATGACATTATAATCAATGGAAATTTAAAATATAAGGTGAATTTAGGCAGTAATTCCGGAGGCAATATTATTAGAATAGAAAACGGTTTAAAAGGGTTAGAAAGTAGAGTAAAATCTGTTAAGGAGCAAGTTGATGAACATAAAAGAAATTTAGAACAATCAAAGCTAGAGTATGAAAAACCTTTCCAATATGAAGAAGAATTAAAGGCAAAATTAGCAAGGCAGTTTGAGTTAAACCAAGAATTAGACTTAGGCAAAGATAGAGATGAAGATATAGAAATAGATGAAAGTGAAGTCGATTTAGATGTAAAAGCAAATGAAGTTGAAGAAGATTATGAAATGGAAGAAGAATTTGAATTATAG
- a CDS encoding TnpV protein — MIEKPLVELEYEEGKDGILYPKIQISKEKIADEIPLGKYGMMALNYLKENHESRYSWLMIEGELMSLMHKVDEEAKLKLEVIEKQMLKKDPVSNPMDTYESYRHRDMIRREAEEIVLKEIVYKVR; from the coding sequence ATGATAGAGAAACCATTAGTAGAATTGGAGTACGAGGAAGGGAAAGATGGGATACTTTATCCCAAAATACAAATATCCAAGGAGAAGATAGCAGACGAGATACCACTAGGGAAGTATGGAATGATGGCATTGAACTATTTGAAGGAAAACCACGAGAGCAGGTACAGTTGGCTCATGATAGAGGGAGAGTTAATGTCATTAATGCACAAAGTAGACGAGGAAGCGAAGCTAAAATTAGAAGTGATAGAAAAACAGATGCTAAAGAAAGACCCAGTATCAAATCCAATGGATACATACGAGAGTTATCGGCACAGGGACATGATAAGGAGAGAAGCGGAAGAAATAGTACTGAAGGAAATAGTCTACAAGGTCAGATAA
- a CDS encoding restriction endonuclease has product MEIMENYYTKNFNTFDEWLELVRQDEFVYPRFRIPYHEWMNEYIDSIENRSEEEVKELLRYLLLPFTRKIDRANCESFYCLNNDPNKYLEMYKRLENGQDAWEGLTWVLQYLPYSPYKAIRALTSYHDAEVCYMPDDRIIGINQCKALIEAKFIYTNKGLENAIFDLKPREFEWLIEILYKDIGYETELTPATRDGGKDIIANIKREDGNERVYVECKLYKTTELAKQTVEAFGYRINKDNISRGILFCTGYVNDNIKSMDERIQIWTLDEIIFLLNAHIGTDWNLRLKRLIDNQRRKYVK; this is encoded by the coding sequence ATGGAGATCATGGAGAATTATTATACAAAAAATTTTAATACTTTTGATGAATGGCTTGAATTAGTAAGGCAAGATGAATTTGTGTACCCAAGATTTAGAATACCATATCATGAGTGGATGAATGAATATATTGATAGCATTGAAAACAGAAGTGAGGAAGAAGTGAAAGAATTACTGAGATATTTACTACTTCCTTTCACCAGGAAAATAGATCGAGCCAATTGCGAGAGCTTTTATTGTTTAAACAACGATCCCAACAAGTACTTGGAAATGTATAAAAGACTTGAAAATGGGCAAGACGCATGGGAAGGGCTAACGTGGGTATTACAGTACTTACCATATAGCCCATATAAAGCAATTAGAGCATTAACTTCTTATCATGATGCTGAAGTGTGTTATATGCCAGACGACAGAATCATTGGAATAAACCAATGTAAGGCATTGATTGAGGCTAAATTTATTTATACCAATAAAGGCTTAGAAAATGCTATTTTTGACCTAAAACCAAGAGAATTCGAGTGGCTAATTGAAATATTGTATAAAGATATTGGATATGAAACTGAATTGACACCAGCTACTAGAGATGGAGGGAAAGATATTATTGCCAATATAAAAAGAGAAGATGGCAATGAAAGGGTATATGTAGAATGTAAATTGTATAAAACAACAGAATTAGCTAAACAAACAGTTGAAGCATTTGGGTATCGAATTAATAAAGACAACATAAGTAGAGGAATATTATTCTGTACAGGATATGTTAACGATAATATCAAGAGTATGGATGAAAGAATTCAAATATGGACATTGGATGAAATTATTTTTTTACTGAATGCCCATATTGGCACTGATTGGAATCTTCGCTTGAAAAGACTAATAGATAATCAAAGAAGGAAATATGTAAAATAG
- a CDS encoding GNAT family N-acetyltransferase: protein MELTFKSATTDDVDRIFELEKKLINDYETSLHLDFEKIFDWIRRKIENNIENYECVYFNGVKVGYFFLHNEGEKLELDDFFIFEEFQGKGIGTKVLGYVNSIAKEQNKDVFLYVFTKNYRAISLYLKNGFEIIENIRDSRYIMNKHVNSCVF from the coding sequence ATGGAATTGACATTCAAAAGTGCTACAACTGATGATGTGGATAGAATATTTGAGTTAGAAAAGAAGCTTATAAACGATTATGAAACCAGCTTGCACCTAGATTTTGAGAAAATTTTTGATTGGATAAGGAGAAAAATAGAAAATAATATTGAGAATTATGAATGTGTTTATTTTAATGGGGTTAAGGTAGGATATTTTTTCTTGCATAATGAAGGAGAAAAACTTGAGCTTGATGACTTTTTTATTTTTGAAGAATTTCAGGGGAAAGGCATAGGTACAAAGGTTTTAGGATATGTTAACTCAATTGCAAAAGAACAGAATAAGGATGTATTTTTATATGTTTTTACAAAGAACTATAGAGCCATTAGTTTATATCTTAAAAATGGATTTGAAATTATAGAGAATATTCGTGACAGCAGGTACATAATGAATAAGCATGTGAACTCTTGCGTCTTTTAA
- a CDS encoding restriction endonuclease produces the protein MQGRADKGLFITTRSFTRDAVKEATRDGASLIDLIDGEQLIDMLKELELGVREIIRKDYEVDKTWYEKIWVIHNCSELSSYNMVFAQECTGAQS, from the coding sequence ATGCAAGGTAGAGCAGATAAAGGTTTATTTATAACGACTAGGAGTTTTACAAGAGATGCTGTAAAAGAAGCAACAAGAGATGGAGCATCACTAATTGATTTAATTGATGGAGAACAATTAATCGATATGTTAAAAGAACTAGAACTTGGAGTTAGAGAGATAATTAGAAAAGATTATGAAGTAGATAAAACATGGTATGAAAAGATATGGGTTATTCATAACTGTAGTGAATTATCGTCGTATAACATGGTATTTGCGCAAGAGTGCACTGGGGCACAATCCTAG
- a CDS encoding restriction endonuclease has product MDPGAFERLAQRLLRESGFVQVEVTGRTGDGGIYGKGIVRLNGILSFHTIFQCKKMSGKCNSKSYKRFQRSNAR; this is encoded by the coding sequence ATGGATCCTGGAGCTTTTGAAAGATTAGCTCAGAGGCTCTTGAGAGAATCAGGTTTTGTTCAAGTTGAGGTTACAGGTAGAACTGGTGATGGAGGAATATATGGAAAGGGAATTGTAAGATTAAATGGTATTTTAAGTTTTCATACAATTTTTCAATGTAAAAAAATGTCAGGGAAGTGTAACAGCAAGTCATATAAGAGATTTCAGAGGAGCAATGCAAGGTAG